Part of the Urocitellus parryii isolate mUroPar1 chromosome 2, mUroPar1.hap1, whole genome shotgun sequence genome, TACATATATATCGCTAACGTTACATAGGCTTACGGGGTGCCGGTGCTGTCCCAAGCACTTGCTTTGTGTTAACTCCTTTAAATTTCATAGCAACCCTATAAGAAAAGTGCTCTTGTCCCTGTTTTAAAGACACGGAGTTGAAATacaaagaggttaagtaattgGCCCATAGTCACACAGTTATTCGATGTGtaaggatttgaacccaagccATCTGGTTCCAgactcctttcccttcctttcatctCCTGGGATTCTGAGATACCTGGGGAGATTATTCCCGCTGATAAGCAAGACAGGCTTCGCTGGGGGGCACCTCTGCTTGTTTGAACTGCCTCTTGTCTGCAGTTCTGGATGTCTGCACTGGCTACAACCATCCCTGTGCCTTGTGGGGCCTTCATGCCTGTCTTTGTCATCGGTGAGTTTGCAACTGCCTGACCTCCAGCCCTGCACCCTCCCTATACTCTGGCAATCCCTGGCCATCCCCTCTCTGCCCAGGAGTGGGTTTTAGTCCAGCCCCTTGCCCAGACCCCCAACCCTGCAGGGCTGCCCCCTGCACTGAATGACCcaccggcccctcccccaccctctgacCCTTTCTCTTCCTagtgcccctgccctccccctccactACCTTTTTCTCTTCCCACCCCCCTCCCTGAAGGAGCAGCATTTGGACGTCTGGTGGGTGAAAGCATGGCTGCCTGGTTCCCAGATGGGATTCACACAGACAGCAGTACCTACCGGATTGTGCCTGGGGGCTATGCAGTGGTTGGTGAGTGCTCTAGGTCTCTTGCTTTGTAGTgttggagatcaaatccagggtcttgcatgctaggcaaacacgcCCCCAGCAGTGTAACCCCTGACCCTCACTGTCTGCGTCTGCCTTGGAAGACCACTGCCCCAGCCACAGAGTCTGAGTCTCTGGTGCCCCCTGCTGGCAGATGCAGAGGTCCAGTCCTAAGGACTATTTGGGACAATCCTGAGGGACCACCATAGGCCCTGCCCAGGGAAGGGAGGGTCTTCTGGGACCTGGGCATCCTGAGACTGAGAATGGCTCTCCCCAGGGGCGGCTGCACTGGCAGGAGCAGTGACACACACAGTATCCACAGCCGTGATTGTGTTCGAGCTCACAGGCCAGATCGCCCATATCCTGCCTGTCATGATTGCCGTCATCCTGGCCAATGCTGTTGCCCAGAGCCTACAGCCCTCACTCTATGACAGCATCATCAGGATCAAGAAACTGCCCTACCTGCCTGAGCTGGGCTGGGGCCGCCACCAGTATGGAGGACAGGGTGCAAAGGGTGTGGGTGAGGGGCAGAAGGCTTCCTAGGAGCCCTCTCACCCACCTCCAGCAAGGCCTTAAGCTGGGGGACTGGCCACCttgctctttccctcccttcaggCTGCCTTCTCCCTGGGGTTCCCTGTAGGTGGCCCCAACTGACCAAAAAGAAGGgtgaggccaggcacagtggcacacatctataatcccagtgactcaggaggctgagagaggaaaatcacaagttcaagaccagcctcagcagcttagcaaggctttaagcaacttagtgaccctctgtctcaaaaagtaaaaagggctggggatgtagctcagtggtagagtgcccctgggttaaatccccagtacaaaaaatagtGGTGGGTAGGTACACTTCTGGACACTTGAGCCTTCGTCCCTTGTCCTCTGGGGCTCTGGGGCCTTCCCTGTGACACTGGGTGGTAGTGCTCTGGGCTATTCTCCTTATGCTGATGACAAACTGAGTACCCCACTCTGCCCCTAGGCAGTACCGGGTGCGAGTGGAGGACATCATGGTGCGGGATGTTCCCCACGTGGCCCTCAGCTGCACCTTCCGGGATCTGCGGTTGGCACTGCACAGGACCAAGGGTCGCATGTTGGCCCTAGTGGAGTCCCCTGGTGAGGCTAGGAGGGTTCCCAGGTGCTGTGAGCACCtcccagggttgtagctcaggaaGGGGCAGGGAGCTCAGGACTAGTCTCCTTCGTTCCAAAGGGAATGGATTAGCACTTGCCAGGCAGGGGTTTCCCTGTGGTGTGCAGCCTATATCCAAGGCCCCACTCTGGGTGTGAGAGAAGGTCCAAGGGGTGGGAGGGTCACCCCCCAGCAACTGAGTTTTCCCACTTGCTCTATCCAGAGTCCATGATCCTGCTGGGGTCCATTGAGCGCTCACAGGTGGGGGCCCTACTGGCAGCTCAACTGAGCCCCACCCGCCGGCGACAGTACATGCAGGAGCGTAGAAAGGCCCAGACATCTCCACCCTCTGATCAGGAGAGTCCTCCTAGCCCAGGGACATCTGTCCGCTTCCAGGTGAGGGGAAAAGCCCCACAGCCACACACACTTCCAAAGTATTGTTGTATAGACGGATGGGGAAGATGATTTAGAGGATGGTCTGGAGCCACAGCCTCTCCAGCCCTTTCCTGCCTGTGCAGGTGAACACAGACGACTCAGGCTTCCCTGCCTCCCGTGGGGAGACTCACAAACCCCTGAAGCCTGCTTTAAAGAGGGGACCCAGCAATGCCACCAACCTCAGGGAGAGTCCTACAGGTGAGCTCATCTCTCCTCCATCCCATACACAGCCTGAGCCAGGCCACTGAGATCCATAGGATTCCTGCTCACCCTATCAGCTAAAAGAGACCCCCCAGATGGGCCAGGGGTAGAAATGAGACACCTCTCTCTTGGTTTCTCCACCTCTTCTGGTCCTCTTCCCCCAAGATGACATTTCCCCTGGGGCCTTGTGTTTGGGAACACAGGCAATGTGGAGTCAGCAGGCATTGCCCTCAGGAGCCTTTTCTGTGGCAGTCCACCTCCTGAGGCGGCTTCAGAGGTGAGTGGTTGGAGCCGCCCCTCCTGGTTTACTTTATCCCCAGTTCTCTCTAAGGCTGAGACCCCCCTCTCCATTAACCAGTCAGTGCCTGCCCCATTCtacctgccctctgccctcccagcTGTCAGCTCTGGTCCTGCAGGGTGCCCTTCCCACTGAGCTCTACCACACCCTTCACCTTCCCTCTCCCTATAACCTCAACACCTTTCCTCTCTGGTTTGGCTCTGACAAAGTTGGAGAAGCCAGAATCCTGTGACAAGCGCAAGCTGAAGCGGGTCCGAATCTCCCTGGCGGTATGTTCAGCCTCTCTTCCTGCAGCTCAGGAGCACTGGGTAGGGAGGTTTGAAAGTCTAGGCTGGGTAAACCTCCCAGAGCTGGAGTTCCACttacttccctccctcctttctagAGTGACTCGGACCTGGAAGGCGAGATGAGCCCTGAGGAGGTAAGGCACCACTGGACTCTGGACCCTGTTTCTTCCTGGGTGTATTTGGTCTTTCCAATGGGAAAGACCATGGGGTAGAATAAAGGGCAAGTCAACCTTTAGGAAGGTGAGAGCAGCTTTTGACACCTTCTCCCTAACCTTCAGTCTCTTCCTCTCAGATTCTGGAGTGGGAAGAACAACAACTAGATGAACCTGTCAACTTCAGTGACTGCAAAATTGATCCTGCCCCCTTCCAGCTGGTGGAGCGCACCTCTTTGCACAAGGTAGGGCCAGTGGCCTGGTGTGGAACAGGATAGGGATCTGGGTCTGCCCGCACCACCATCCGCCCCACACACATCAACAAGTTTAGAGTCAGGCCAGTGGGAAAGGAAGGAGGCGAGAGAGAGTAGATGCTGCTGAGATGTTTTTCAGATGTTACTGTGGGCAATGGGAGGCTGGAAGCCAAGGCCCCTTAGCCTTGCCCTGCTCCATAGTGGAGCCAGGCATCATTTTTCCTCTGCTTAGCCTCACCCCCAGGAACATTGGAGCAAAGCAGCAACAAAGACAGAGCTTGAGCTGGTTGTAAGCCAAAAGGCCAGGCCAGGGTCAGAGCTAGGCAGGAGGCTGCCAGAGCCCAACAAGGCTGATACACCCACACTAAAAAGATCGGGTGAGAAACAGGCAGGATAAGAAAATCTAATAAACAAGCTAACAAATAGCCAAGTAGGGGTGGAGAGActgcagaaaagaaataaacaaagatgaGAAACACTCAGTGGGGGGTTTGGAATGTCAGACCCCAGAAAGTCTGGTTTAATATGGGCCAAAGGAAAACTGGTAGAGACTCAGGAAAATAGCTCAGCAGAAAGTCAACACCGCTGCAGAAATGGGGAGATTCAGTACAGATAGGTGAGTAGGGGGTGAGACAGACACCTGAGGAAGGTGGGGGCCTTCTGGGGAGTATGGCTTCAGGGCTCCCAAGAGGTAGCTGGTGCCAGCGGGCACCTACAGGCTTCCAAGTGAAGGCAGGGAGTGCAGACACACCCCACAAAAGCTAAATCTTTGACAGACTTAATGTACAAACCTCTGTTGGAAGATGTGGGTTGAGGGGACAGGCTTCAGGTAAAACTCCCAAGGCCCAATGCTTGGGTGGGTGGCTGGCTTAGGCACAAGAGTCAGCGTTGCATGCTACAagcagaggtggaggcaggaaggacaggggacaaaagagaaacaaaaaagcaaacagcaATAAAGGAACTTGCCAGCATTTAGATAAAGACCTCAGATTAAAGTGAATGGGGAATTGCAATacagttgcaaaaaaaaaaaggagataggCCTGAAGATAATATATTAGGCTTTTATTTAAAGCCTTTGTCCCTAAGACTGCTAAAGCTTTTCCACAATGATTAATCATCTTAATCTTCAGACATCCACAATGATGATATTTTTGAGTGTTGCTATATGCCAGACATTGTGCTAAGGTCATCACATGTGTAATCTAATCCTCACAACCACACTATAAGATAGATATTGTGATATTCCAGTTTTTATAGAACAAATTGAGATTCTGGGAGGTAAGCAAgtttttcaaggtcacacagttaggAGTGGAACTAGAACCTGGAATACAAGATGGTGACTCAAAAAGCctgtggctgggctggggttgtggcccagcagtagtgaacttgcctagcatgtgtgaggcactgggtttgattctcagcactgtattaaatagatgaataaaataaggtccatcaatgacaactgaaaaaaaattttcaaaaataaaaataaaaggcctgtCATCTAAGCCATTCTAGTAcataggaaaactgaggcccatGACAAGGAGGTCATTGCCTGAGTCAGTTTAGCAGAGAACTCAGAACTCAGAGCTCTTGGTCCTGCTCCCAGGATTCTTTCAGAAGACCACATTGTCTCTTCCTGTCAGTTCACTGTTCTCAAGCCCAAGAAAGTGGACCCTCCAATGGGCTCCCTGATgtctaattaaattaaaaggaacaaaGCAGATGTTTGTTACAAACGTAaaaatcagaggaagaaaagcCTTTAAAAGGAAccaatcaacaaaaatataaagaactagaTGATAAGGACATAAAAGATTAGAATTCAAAATGTCTCTGCAGGCCCGAGGAATCAGTAAGTAGTAGCCCAGTCAAGTTCAGAAGGAAACATTCCAAGAGGAGAGAGAATACTTTGGAGACTGTTCAAGAACCTGTGTTGATCATGTGCCAGCCAGGTACCTCATTCACTCAGGGGTCACCTACAGAGAAACAGCAGGAGTTGTGAGGGCCAGATCAGTGCTCACTGCCACGTGTGAGTTAGCTGTGCAACTGTGGCAAATTTCTTAGCCTCTCTGCACTTCACTTCacttatctgtaaagtgggggACCTGCCTCATTTGGCTTTCTGAAGATTAAAGGAGATAAGACCCTGGAAGCACTTaaaacagtgcctcacacagagtatttaaaatgtgttagGAATTACTACTGCTACTTATACTGAAGAATGAACAGTGGGAGATTTTTAAAGATGGTACAATGAGAGCAGGTCTGAAGTGtggaagaaatgaatattttcagaaaagagCCGAGTGATTATGTGAGTCTGGAAGCTGAAATGCACCATGGAATCGGCCAGTAAGACAAGCTGGGGATGGCTTGGGAAGGAGCTCATGGACCATTCTAGGAAGCTAGGCACTGAGCAAGTCTAAGAAAACAGGGCAGCAGAGCCAAGCCAGAGAGAAAACCCATTCTACGATTGTGGCCCGAGTCCTGGTGAAGATAGTGAGGCTAATAGCTGGGGAGAATAGCGAGGATGTTTAGGAAATAGATTGGTGAGGCTTGGTCATTGCCACAGACAAGTGATTTACAAACCTAAAAAGCACATTGCCTGCCAGAGCCCACTCTGATTAGGAAAATCCAAGGGAACTATTTAATAGGCTTCTTGGGAGAAGATGAGAGGGATTATTTGACCACAAGACGATGAGGCTAAGggattattaaaataagaaaccCTATAATAAAGATGTTTCCCACTGGAGTCATACAAGGAAATTAAGGCTGACTTGTAGCATGTAGGATTCAAGTTAGATATAAGGAAGGACTTGCTAACAACATGACAATTTTGTAGGTACTTAAGGGACACAGAAGAGCTTTTTCCAAAACTGAACTTCTTGCCTCTTTTTATAAATACTGTCATGCCTTAGATGGAAAAAGGAAAGTTCTAGAAATCCCTTTCTATAGAATTTCAGGgtataagaaaacaattcaaagGTGTTAAGACAATTTAAGTGAGTTCTAAGTAATTGGTACTCAAGAAGCAGGGTTATTACTGCCCATCTTGAATCAACCATTAAGCCAAGAGGCTTACAATTAAACTCAGAACAGTGAGATAATTGATAGGCCGAAATTCCAGGAACTGCTGAGTCAGGAGAGCTGTTTTCAAGACATTTGGCCCAAGAAAATCCACCTACAGCACAAAGGGGACTGAATGAcaatttctgaattcttttttatggtcctagggattgaacccagaggcactcagcctgtgagccacatccccatccccttttcgtattttatttagagatagggtcttgctgggttgcttaaggcctaagttgctgaggctggctttgaactcacgatcctcttgcctcactctcccaagatgctgggattacagtcgagtgccaccacactcagcccaATTTCTGAATTATTGGGGATCACATTTGAAAACTTGGGAGAAGgcccaaagcaaaacaaacatagGGACATGAGGGTGACCCCATCAATTAAAATGATATAAGGGATTTCAAGCCATCAAGTTTCTGAAGCCTACAGGCACAGAAACATTCTATTTTCCTTCCAGTAGACCTGTCCCCTTCCTCCTATTACCTGGGATACCCCCACAGACCCTGTCCTGGGTCCCTTTGGCCTGTGATTTCAGAACTGCCCCTTCCAACATCAAATCCAATGTGTTTTCTCTCCACCCTGCAGACTCACACCATCTTCTCACTACTGGGAGTGGACCATGCTTATGTTACCAGTATTGGCAGACTCATTGGAATTGTTACCCTAAAGGAGGTGAGATAGTAGTAACCACATCCCCTTCCAATGACATGGAAGCTTATGTTTACTTCCCCAGAGGAATGCTGGGGAGGGGCCTGAGCAGAAAGTTCCAAGTCCAGATAGCTGACAACTCTCATTTTCCAGCTTCGGAAGGCCATCGAGGGCTCTGTCACAGCACAGGGTGTGAAAGTCCGACCACCCCTTGCCAGCTTCCGAGACAGTGCCACCAGCAGCAGTGACACAGAGACCACTGAGGTGCATGCACTCTGGGGGCCCCGCTCCCGCCACGGCCTTCCCCGGGAAGGCAGCCCTTCTGACAGCGACGACAAGTGCCAGTGAACCCTTCTGTGGGTGGCCCAGGATGGTGGTAGCCATATCCCTTCTGCCTTGGGAAAGCAGGAGGCAGCTGAAGCTCCAGTCCCCTGTCCAGACCTGGGATGCTAGCTTCTCCCAGTCTATCCTACCTGGAATCCTACCCAGCACCCACCTGCAGGAAGATTTCCAAGTGCAGGAAGATTGGCACCACCCTGGCAGGATGGGTCACTTGACCCCTGCTCCCCTTTGAAGGGAAAAAAGGTAGAACTAAGATGGATTTATACTGGAACCTCCAATGACCAGATGTATATAGAGATttacaaagatttttatattaatttaataaaacaaattcttaaatagaacaaaataaacacCTAATGAGCCACTTATATATAGAATGTTTGTGCCCATTGGCTCTTGTTCTTACCTTGGGTCCTCTTACCTGCCAAAGCCTATAAGGCTCTTAATTCTGCAGTCACCTA contains:
- the Clcn2 gene encoding chloride channel protein 2 → MAASAAVAAEEGMEPRALQYEQTLMYGRYTQELGAFAKEEAARIRLGGPEPWKGPPSPRAPPELLEYGQSRCARCRICSVRCHKFLVSRVGEDWIFLVLLGLVMALVSWAMDYAIAVCLQAQQWMSRGLNTSILLQYLAWVTYPVVLITFSAGFTQILAPQAVGSGIPEMKTILRGVVLKEYLTLKTFVAKVIGLTCALGSGMPLGKEGPFVHIASMCAALLSKFLSLFGGIYENESRNTEMLAAACAVGVGCCFAAPIGGVLFSIEVTSTFFAVRNYWRGFFAATFSAFIFRVLAVWNRDEETITALFKTRFRLDFPFDLQELPAFAVIGIASGFGGALFVYLNRKIVQVMRKQKTINRFLMRKRLLFPALVTLLISTLTFPPGFGQFMAGQLSQKETLVTLFDNRTWVRQGLVEELEPSSTSQAWSPPRANVFLTLVIFILMKFWMSALATTIPVPCGAFMPVFVIGAAFGRLVGESMAAWFPDGIHTDSSTYRIVPGGYAVVGAAALAGAVTHTVSTAVIVFELTGQIAHILPVMIAVILANAVAQSLQPSLYDSIIRIKKLPYLPELGWGRHQQYRVRVEDIMVRDVPHVALSCTFRDLRLALHRTKGRMLALVESPESMILLGSIERSQVGALLAAQLSPTRRRQYMQERRKAQTSPPSDQESPPSPGTSVRFQVNTDDSGFPASRGETHKPLKPALKRGPSNATNLRESPTGNVESAGIALRSLFCGSPPPEAASELEKPESCDKRKLKRVRISLASDSDLEGEMSPEEILEWEEQQLDEPVNFSDCKIDPAPFQLVERTSLHKTHTIFSLLGVDHAYVTSIGRLIGIVTLKELRKAIEGSVTAQGVKVRPPLASFRDSATSSSDTETTEVHALWGPRSRHGLPREGSPSDSDDKCQ